The sequence CAGTATTGGTGAGTGAGACAATCGCTGATGCACAAAGTACAGAGGCATCACCTATCGCCCATTCAACAGCCGCAAGTTTGCCGAGATTGTCTTCTGCGCCATTTCATCAGACCAACAAGTCAAGGGCTATGGCGCGCATTTGATGTCACACTTGAAGGCAAGTCCATGCCACCTTGGAGTGTCCTTTTCACCAGACTAACACGCTTCCTACCAGGACTATGTCAAAGCGACATCTCCCATCATGCATTTCCTGACCTACGCCGATAACTACGCCATTGGATACTTCAAGAAACAAGGATTCACGAAAGAAATCACCCTCGACAAGTCCATCTGGATGGGCTACATTAAGGATTACGAAGGGGGTACCATCATGCAGTGCACAATGTTACCGAAGATTCGTTACCTTGAAATGGGTCGAATGCTTTTGAAACAGAAGGAAGCTGTACAAGCCAAAATTCGCGCCTTCAGTCGGTCTCATATCGTTCACCCGCCCCCAAAAGAGTGGAAGAACGGAGTTACCAAAATCGACCCCCTCACCATCCCTGCAGTGAAGGAATCTGGATGGTCGCCCGACATGGATGAGCTCGCTCGGCAACCTCGACACGGTCCCAACTACAACCAGttgcttcatcttctcaatgATATGCAAAACCACAGTGCGGCTTGGCCCTTCACGCAGCCGGTCAATCGCGATGAAGTACCTGATTACTATGAGGTGATTAAGGAACCGATGGACCTCTCCACCATGGAAGAGAAGCACGAGAAGGACATGTATCCCACCCCGCAAGATTTCATCAAGGATGCCATGTTGATCTTTGATAACTGCCGCCGATACAACAACGAGAATACCCCATACGCCAAGAGTGCCAACAAACTTGAGAAGTTTATGTTTCAACAGATCCGCAACATTCCCGAGTGGTCGGTAGGTGTTCCTTGGCAATGATTTCACTTCCCGACTGGCCTTGATGATTTCGAGCTAACCTACGTCTTTGATAGCATCTTGCCGATGGCCACTAATGAATCTTTTGCTTTGGTTTCGTTGGCATGGAGCGGAGTTCTTGGCAAGGATTGGATCAGTTTTGGAATACCCTCTGCATCTTTTGTTTCAGCGACGTCTGTGCTCCTCCTGTGAGCGATGAGACGATGGCTCTTGTTTTCAATATAGCTTCTACTTTGAATGCTGACAACCACTATGAGTAATGAATTGATTCTGAACATGTTCTCTatggccatcttccatcaaCGAGAGTAAATTTCCTCGAACCCATCCGATTGCATGAATGAGACGTCGAGAATTTTCAATCCACAGCACTTGCCTCCCATAGCTGTATTTTACATGGTCTAATCAAGTATAGCGATGATTCCTCATCTGGACTCTCATTCTTGACTTGGTTGCAATGGAAGTATGGAAACTATGTTGATTCAGTGGTAGTTGTTTCCCTATATGGTGACCTGTTTGAACGTCTTCGCACGATTGGAGATGGAAGTGACTGCCCGGTAAGGCAGATTGCGAAGGACTCCCATGGGAGTATGGAATAAGTATATAGCTCGTAAATGAGTGGCAGCTGGAAATAATCAAGATCAAGTAATCTACTTTGCTTGATTTTAAGGACACCACACTAATTTAGAACTGGCAGCACTTCAGTACTACTTACGCCTATGTCATCAATTGTTGGCCGAGAGGTCTATCCACTTCAGATGGCTGACACCGAGAGGCGCTAAGCCAGAAACGGCTAAGCTAGCTAAATTTGGTGAAATGCAGGTCCCGTCGGATCCTTCATGCTGGGCC comes from Penicillium oxalicum strain HP7-1 chromosome I, whole genome shotgun sequence and encodes:
- a CDS encoding Histone acetyltransferase GCN5, which produces MGRSGPSGGTLFRAWVPGSVIASEEAKLRTYLRYDNLICAIMAVETPQSTKRKASEEPASPDSQQQASKKARTDSPKREEDGPLRKPPLRIVPFPEKPAVLEERHGDIEFRVVNNDGSHDSFIVLTGLKCIFQKQLPKMPKDYIARLVYDRSHLSIAIVKHPLEVVGGITYRPFNSRKFAEIVFCAISSDQQVKGYGAHLMSHLKASPCHLGDYVKATSPIMHFLTYADNYAIGYFKKQGFTKEITLDKSIWMGYIKDYEGGTIMQCTMLPKIRYLEMGRMLLKQKEAVQAKIRAFSRSHIVHPPPKEWKNGVTKIDPLTIPAVKESGWSPDMDELARQPRHGPNYNQLLHLLNDMQNHSAAWPFTQPVNRDEVPDYYEVIKEPMDLSTMEEKHEKDMYPTPQDFIKDAMLIFDNCRRYNNENTPYAKSANKLEKFMFQQIRNIPEWSHLADGH